In Brevundimonas subvibrioides, a genomic segment contains:
- a CDS encoding TonB-dependent receptor domain-containing protein codes for MISNRKYLFGTTVLAGVLSIAAPTFAQSTTSSTSSSQSSTSQDDEEKDSASVEDVVVVGSRIRRDVYNSPSPVQVITRQEATLAGLASTAEILQSNAVTGGTQQINNLFSGFVTNGGPGVNTIGLRGLGPSRTLVLLNGRRVAPAGSRGSVGSADLNVLPSALIDRIEVLRDGASSIYGSDAVAGVINIVTRDNLEGITVEAQYNATTDANGGGDQSRFSLSGGLQADNLSIIGSVERYTQEALYVGDRDFARCPTQGFLNTNPSFQNYIDPLTGQPKCFTLDNGGVTINTLGLSSRSGIGAAGSLTPNALGTFNRFRPNVAVSTGVVGFEGVGGASSPNTSVRDTGQGDPRLLQETLFSPATTTTAFLAATLDVGNAEVYSETLVNRRESSQKQFRQLTLDYAVGSLLIPANLSTGGAFSVDQGLNGGRNVQARAFIGFGIYDANQEVDFFKQVVGVRGDLPFRDWEYDVYGSFTKSHSEYTYDQFLTNQLIRSLDVVAAPVGTAANLTRAGVGPTGAVTVTCAINVTTPGTNCIPAPFLTSDTIGGRLPADWLAQVLRPVTGITEYEENVISAGIDGTLLTLPAGPVAFFLGAEYRTQNIDDTPGFDSQNANTYNFSTAAITRGKDNVTEVFGELEVPLLANTFLAKDLTLSASARYTDYDSYGDDTTYKVGLNYAPNDWVLFRGTYGTSYRAPALFEQFLGATAGFIGSTNDVCNNYDATNVNPNRAANCASQGLPAGFTATSSVRVLQAGGAAAGLGAETSTNFTGGAVFTPQLAEQYGNLSFAVDYYKIEIENSVAQVGTAYILSQCYNSSTADFAARVGYCALVSRDSATRALTVTNGYVNIATNYVEGLDYNVRYTKDDVFGGRIVSNLAVTQFIDRYTQLFSTDTIYSVIGTTGDPEYTAQFDISYSWDKFRVRYGVEWVAATTDEDDYFARNGASLENDFGIDTSLEDYFNHNASVQWANDDVSVVIGVQNLFNEDPPSGSGYWFAGIGNSPLYSGYDFKGRTAFVNVSKAF; via the coding sequence ATGATTTCCAATCGCAAGTATCTTTTCGGCACGACCGTCCTCGCGGGCGTCCTGTCGATTGCGGCACCGACGTTCGCGCAGTCCACGACGTCATCGACGTCTTCGTCGCAGTCCTCGACCTCGCAGGACGACGAAGAGAAGGACAGCGCGTCCGTTGAAGACGTCGTCGTCGTTGGATCGCGCATCCGTCGCGACGTTTACAACTCTCCGTCGCCCGTTCAGGTGATCACCCGCCAGGAAGCGACCCTCGCCGGCCTGGCCTCGACCGCCGAAATCCTGCAAAGCAACGCCGTCACCGGCGGGACGCAGCAGATCAACAACCTGTTCTCCGGCTTCGTGACCAACGGCGGTCCGGGCGTGAACACGATCGGCCTGCGTGGCCTCGGCCCGAGCCGCACCCTGGTTCTGCTCAACGGCCGCCGGGTTGCCCCCGCCGGTTCGCGCGGCTCGGTCGGTTCGGCCGACCTGAACGTGTTGCCTTCGGCGCTGATCGACCGGATCGAAGTGCTGCGCGACGGCGCATCGTCGATCTACGGCTCTGACGCCGTCGCCGGCGTTATCAACATCGTGACCCGGGACAACCTCGAAGGCATCACGGTCGAGGCGCAGTACAATGCGACGACCGACGCCAACGGCGGCGGCGACCAGTCGCGCTTCTCGCTGTCGGGTGGCCTGCAGGCCGACAACCTGAGCATCATCGGATCGGTCGAGCGTTACACGCAGGAAGCCCTCTATGTCGGCGACCGCGACTTCGCCCGCTGCCCGACACAGGGCTTCCTGAACACCAACCCCTCGTTCCAGAACTACATCGATCCCCTGACCGGCCAGCCCAAGTGCTTCACGCTGGACAACGGCGGCGTCACGATCAACACCCTGGGTCTCAGCAGCCGTAGCGGCATCGGTGCTGCTGGCAGCCTGACGCCGAACGCACTGGGCACGTTCAACCGCTTCCGCCCGAACGTGGCGGTCTCGACGGGCGTCGTTGGGTTCGAGGGCGTCGGTGGTGCGTCGTCGCCGAACACGAGCGTTCGCGACACCGGTCAGGGCGATCCGCGCCTGCTGCAAGAGACCCTGTTCTCGCCCGCCACGACGACGACGGCCTTCCTCGCCGCCACGCTGGATGTCGGTAACGCAGAAGTCTACTCCGAGACCCTGGTGAACCGCCGTGAGTCCTCGCAGAAGCAGTTCCGCCAACTGACGCTCGACTATGCCGTCGGCAGCCTGCTGATCCCCGCCAACCTCTCGACCGGCGGTGCTTTCTCCGTCGACCAGGGGCTGAACGGCGGTCGCAACGTTCAGGCGCGCGCCTTCATTGGCTTCGGCATCTATGACGCCAACCAGGAAGTCGACTTCTTCAAGCAGGTGGTCGGCGTCCGTGGTGACCTGCCGTTCCGCGACTGGGAATATGACGTCTACGGCAGCTTCACGAAGTCGCATTCGGAATACACCTACGACCAGTTCCTGACGAACCAGCTGATCCGGTCGCTGGATGTTGTCGCTGCTCCTGTTGGCACGGCGGCCAATCTGACCCGTGCGGGCGTTGGCCCGACCGGTGCCGTGACGGTCACCTGCGCGATCAACGTCACCACCCCTGGCACCAACTGTATTCCTGCGCCGTTCCTGACCAGCGACACCATCGGCGGCCGTCTGCCGGCCGACTGGCTGGCGCAGGTGCTGCGTCCCGTCACCGGGATCACGGAATACGAAGAAAACGTCATCTCTGCCGGCATCGACGGCACACTGCTGACCCTTCCGGCCGGCCCCGTCGCCTTCTTCCTGGGCGCCGAGTACCGCACCCAGAACATCGACGATACGCCCGGCTTCGATTCCCAGAACGCCAACACCTACAACTTCTCGACGGCTGCCATCACTCGCGGCAAGGACAACGTCACGGAAGTGTTCGGTGAACTGGAGGTTCCGCTCCTGGCCAATACTTTCCTGGCCAAGGACCTGACGCTGTCGGCATCGGCCCGTTATACCGATTACGACTCCTACGGTGACGACACGACCTACAAGGTCGGACTGAACTATGCGCCGAACGACTGGGTCCTGTTCCGCGGCACCTACGGCACCTCGTACCGTGCCCCGGCGCTGTTCGAACAGTTCCTGGGTGCGACGGCCGGCTTCATCGGCAGCACCAACGACGTCTGCAACAACTACGACGCCACAAACGTCAACCCGAACCGTGCTGCCAACTGCGCCTCGCAGGGTCTGCCGGCAGGCTTTACCGCCACCTCGAGCGTTCGCGTGCTCCAGGCCGGTGGTGCGGCGGCCGGCCTTGGCGCCGAGACGTCCACCAACTTCACGGGTGGTGCGGTCTTCACGCCGCAACTGGCCGAGCAGTACGGCAACCTGTCGTTCGCGGTCGACTACTACAAGATCGAGATCGAAAACTCGGTCGCCCAGGTGGGCACGGCGTACATCCTGTCGCAGTGCTACAACTCCTCGACCGCTGATTTCGCGGCTCGCGTCGGCTACTGCGCTCTCGTCAGCCGCGACTCGGCGACCCGTGCACTGACCGTCACCAACGGTTACGTGAACATCGCCACCAACTACGTCGAGGGCCTGGATTACAACGTCCGTTACACCAAGGACGACGTGTTCGGTGGTCGGATCGTGTCGAACCTGGCGGTGACCCAGTTCATCGATCGCTACACCCAGCTGTTCTCGACCGACACGATCTACAGCGTGATCGGCACGACCGGTGACCCCGAGTACACGGCCCAGTTCGACATCAGCTATTCGTGGGACAAGTTCCGCGTTCGCTACGGCGTCGAATGGGTGGCAGCGACCACGGACGAGGATGACTACTTCGCCCGCAACGGTGCCAGCCTTGAGAACGACTTCGGCATCGATACGAGCCTGGAGGACTACTTCAATCACAACGCCTCGGTTCAGTGGGCCAATGACGATGTCTCCGTCGTGATCGGCGTCCAGAACCTGTTCAACGAAGATCCGCCCTCGGGTTCGGGCTACTGGTTCGCTGGCATCGGCAACTCGCCGCTGTATTCGGGCTATGACTTCAAGGGCCGCACGGCGTTCGTGAACGTCAGCAAGGCCTTCTAG
- a CDS encoding D-alanine--D-alanine ligase encodes MTRPLSELHVAVLLGGLSSEREVSLSSGKGCADALEAQGARVTRVDAGRDLAQVLASLKPDVVLNALHGEWGEDGCVQGILETLQIPYTHSGVLASALTMDKDKTKAVLGAAGVRVPGGGLFDRHEVARRHVIEPPYIIKPNAEGSSVGVYLVLAGANGPQTDVGADDWTYGDRVMVEPYIPGRELAVAVIGEQTGPRALTVTDITPVKGFYDYEAKYAPGGSVHKLPADLPSHVFEAAMRQSELAHAALGCRGVSRSDFRYDNVKDDLVLLEVNTQPGMTPTSLVPEQAAYCGMSYQDLVRWMVEDASCPR; translated from the coding sequence ATGACCCGCCCGCTTTCAGAGCTGCACGTCGCCGTCCTGCTGGGTGGGCTGTCGTCCGAACGGGAGGTTTCTTTGTCGTCGGGCAAGGGATGCGCCGATGCGCTGGAGGCCCAGGGTGCGCGCGTGACCCGCGTCGACGCCGGACGCGACCTGGCCCAGGTGCTGGCGAGCCTGAAACCCGACGTCGTCCTGAACGCCCTGCATGGGGAGTGGGGCGAGGACGGGTGCGTCCAGGGCATTCTGGAGACCTTGCAGATTCCCTATACCCACTCCGGCGTGCTGGCCTCGGCCCTGACGATGGACAAGGACAAGACCAAGGCCGTGTTGGGCGCGGCGGGCGTCAGGGTGCCGGGCGGTGGTCTGTTCGATCGACACGAGGTCGCCCGTCGCCACGTCATCGAGCCCCCCTACATCATCAAGCCGAACGCCGAGGGATCTTCGGTCGGCGTCTATCTGGTCCTGGCAGGCGCAAACGGGCCTCAGACCGACGTCGGGGCCGACGACTGGACCTATGGCGACCGGGTCATGGTCGAGCCCTATATCCCCGGCAGGGAACTGGCGGTCGCCGTGATCGGCGAGCAGACCGGCCCGCGCGCCCTGACCGTGACCGACATCACCCCGGTGAAGGGGTTCTACGACTACGAGGCCAAATACGCGCCGGGCGGATCTGTCCACAAACTTCCGGCCGACCTGCCATCCCATGTTTTCGAAGCCGCCATGCGGCAATCCGAGCTGGCGCATGCCGCGCTGGGCTGTCGCGGCGTGTCGCGGTCCGATTTTCGTTATGACAATGTTAAGGACGACCTCGTCTTGCTGGAGGTCAATACCCAGCCCGGCATGACGCCGACCTCTCTGGTGCCAGAGCAGGCCGCCTATTGCGGGATGTCGTATCAAGATCTGGTCCGGTGGATGGTGGAGGACGCCTCATGCCCGCGGTAG
- the lpxC gene encoding UDP-3-O-acyl-N-acetylglucosamine deacetylase — MPARHDHRERTLVAPAICAGVGVHTGQRVRLVIRPAPTGTGIVFIRTDITDRDNRIVVSGDAVVDARLNTMIENAAGVRLSTIEHLMAAFCALGISNVVVEVDGPELPILDGSALPFVQLLDRAGFRRQEAPVRYIEILEPIHVTDGDKHAALLPCDRYEMRFEIDFDNAVVGNQVIDFVVDEETFRTEIMSARTFGFAHEVEALRQAGLARGGSLENAVVIDGDEILNPGGLRMEREFVRHKALDAIGDLYVLGVPLLGRYEGYKAGHAVNNLLVRAMLAVPHAWREVVLEPQLARVG; from the coding sequence TTGCCCGCACGCCACGATCATCGTGAACGGACCCTGGTCGCCCCGGCGATCTGCGCCGGCGTGGGCGTGCACACGGGCCAGCGCGTGCGCCTGGTCATCCGTCCCGCCCCGACCGGCACCGGCATCGTCTTCATCCGCACCGACATCACGGACCGCGACAACCGCATCGTCGTCTCGGGCGACGCCGTCGTCGATGCCCGGCTGAACACCATGATCGAGAATGCGGCGGGCGTGCGCCTGTCGACGATCGAGCATCTGATGGCGGCCTTCTGCGCGCTCGGCATCTCCAACGTCGTGGTGGAGGTCGACGGGCCCGAGCTGCCGATCCTCGACGGTTCGGCCCTGCCGTTCGTCCAGCTGCTGGACCGTGCCGGCTTCCGCCGTCAGGAGGCCCCGGTCCGCTACATCGAGATTCTGGAGCCCATCCACGTCACCGACGGCGACAAGCATGCGGCCCTGCTGCCGTGCGACCGCTACGAGATGCGGTTCGAGATCGATTTCGACAATGCGGTCGTCGGCAATCAGGTCATCGATTTCGTCGTCGACGAGGAGACCTTCCGCACCGAGATCATGTCGGCCCGCACCTTCGGTTTCGCGCATGAGGTCGAGGCCCTGCGTCAGGCCGGACTGGCGCGCGGCGGCAGCCTCGAGAACGCGGTCGTCATCGACGGCGACGAGATCCTGAACCCCGGGGGCCTGCGGATGGAACGCGAGTTCGTGCGGCACAAGGCGCTGGACGCCATCGGCGACCTCTACGTCCTGGGCGTGCCCCTGCTGGGCCGCTACGAGGGCTACAAGGCCGGGCACGCGGTCAACAACCTGCTGGTCCGCGCCATGCTGGCGGTGCCGCACGCCTGGCGCGAGGTCGTGCTGGAGCCGCAACTGGCCCGCGTCGGCTAG
- a CDS encoding cell division protein FtsQ/DivIB has product MPAVVRGGRRANVASAPKRSAGPKGQGRGRGRAPHVGGGVPGKMAALGRLDLTPRAVVISICAGVAVLVLVLATGARAERIGQSLSHGIDGITTGLGLKLNRVHISGASAEATPAIQRALAVQAGQPITSLDLDALKASVEQVGWVKSARVVRLLPDTLIVDVVEHDRLAVWQTRGQVFVIDGEGKAIPGADAGRYPNLPLVVGTGADAAAGAILPLLAERPRLMSRIDALVRVDERRWDLRLKDGSLIQLPATKQEAALIQLDALDQRERLLELGFSRIDLRTEGQVAVRPGA; this is encoded by the coding sequence ATGCCCGCGGTAGTTCGCGGCGGTCGGCGCGCGAATGTCGCGTCGGCTCCCAAACGCAGCGCGGGGCCGAAAGGGCAGGGGCGTGGCCGTGGGCGCGCCCCCCATGTCGGCGGTGGCGTGCCGGGCAAGATGGCGGCCCTGGGCCGGCTGGACCTGACACCGCGTGCGGTGGTGATCTCGATCTGCGCCGGTGTGGCGGTCCTCGTTCTGGTGCTGGCGACCGGCGCGCGCGCCGAGCGGATCGGGCAGTCGCTGAGCCACGGCATCGATGGCATCACGACCGGCCTGGGGCTGAAGCTGAACCGCGTCCATATCAGCGGGGCGTCGGCCGAGGCGACGCCGGCGATCCAGCGGGCCCTGGCGGTCCAGGCCGGACAGCCGATCACCTCGCTCGATCTCGACGCTTTGAAGGCCAGTGTCGAACAGGTCGGCTGGGTGAAGTCGGCGCGCGTCGTGCGCCTGCTGCCCGACACCCTGATCGTCGACGTTGTCGAGCACGACCGGCTGGCCGTCTGGCAGACGCGCGGGCAGGTGTTCGTCATCGACGGCGAGGGCAAGGCCATCCCCGGCGCGGACGCCGGTCGCTATCCCAACCTGCCGCTGGTGGTCGGCACCGGGGCCGATGCGGCGGCCGGGGCGATCCTGCCGCTGCTGGCCGAACGGCCGCGGCTGATGAGCCGGATCGACGCCCTGGTGCGCGTCGACGAACGACGCTGGGACCTGCGGCTGAAGGACGGCAGTCTGATCCAGCTGCCCGCCACGAAGCAGGAAGCCGCCCTGATCCAGCTGGATGCGCTGGACCAGCGCGAGCGGCTGCTGGAACTCGGATTTTCGCGCATCGACCTGCGCACGGAGGGTCAGGTCGCGGTGCGGCCGGGCGCTTGA
- a CDS encoding alpha/beta hydrolase family protein: MLKLPAAILSIALMSTTALAQTATGSGNTTAAPAATGAAGLPTIEQMAAFPRIASFSISPDGQHVAALQGDGENRSILIWQADHLDVAPTVINASRMKIRDVSFLKNDVLGVSLFQPFDLNQGGNLIKTFVSKFYLTDLQGRSWYDPMELLNARSEGEADFARLQSPALLDALENDPDDVLVTIGADVYRLDVHRRRGERIQRSGERVIGYQTDLQGALRVRNIADRDGEGLYIATQFRNADGGWDEHLRNHIRERDVFSVVGFAPDPNIAYVISNRGRDRAAIFEYNVASRTLGEVAFEHPLFEATGMWIDRTEGPTFGEIMSFSYAGPRTTEYPIAPDYASLYEGLEQALQITETPLRVTDPADGRQRTIAYPQGRYMRIEAASQDLNLAIVWTGSANDPGAYYLLRNKTDLTLLSRPYPDVRPETLGTTSLEYFKARDGLDIPVFVTRPSEAIYGSGPWPTVILPHGGPWSRDDMDFDGSWWPQLLTSRGYAVIQPQFRGSDGWGRRLWTAGDAEWGQKMQDDLDDSVLWATAQGVAAPDRVAMFGFSYGGYAAMVAGIRPNGLYQCAIAGAGVSDLSRIRSSLFQNPYTREAQRDTVDGLSPVTRAREIQIPMMVFHGDRDQTVQLEQSELFVRGANNSGQPVAYHVLTDYAHGPAWTRETAAEQLGLLESYLRTDCGPGGL; the protein is encoded by the coding sequence ATGCTCAAGCTACCAGCGGCGATCCTGAGCATCGCCCTCATGTCCACAACGGCCTTGGCACAGACGGCGACGGGCTCGGGCAACACCACCGCCGCCCCTGCAGCGACAGGCGCAGCCGGACTCCCCACCATCGAACAGATGGCCGCATTTCCCAGAATTGCGTCCTTTTCGATCTCTCCGGACGGTCAACATGTCGCCGCACTCCAGGGCGACGGCGAGAACCGGTCGATCCTGATCTGGCAGGCCGATCACCTGGACGTCGCGCCCACAGTGATCAATGCCAGCAGGATGAAAATCCGGGATGTGTCCTTTCTCAAGAACGATGTGCTGGGTGTCAGCCTGTTTCAGCCCTTCGATCTGAACCAGGGCGGCAACCTCATCAAGACCTTCGTTTCGAAATTCTACCTCACGGACCTGCAGGGTCGCTCCTGGTACGACCCCATGGAGCTGTTGAATGCACGGTCCGAGGGCGAGGCCGATTTCGCCCGTCTGCAGAGCCCGGCCCTGCTTGATGCCCTCGAGAACGATCCCGACGACGTGCTGGTCACGATCGGAGCCGATGTCTACCGGCTGGATGTCCACCGGCGTCGGGGCGAGCGCATCCAGCGGTCCGGCGAACGCGTGATCGGCTATCAGACGGACCTGCAGGGCGCGCTGCGCGTGCGCAACATCGCAGACCGGGATGGCGAAGGCCTCTACATCGCCACCCAGTTCCGCAATGCGGATGGGGGTTGGGATGAGCACCTGCGCAACCACATCCGGGAGCGCGATGTCTTCAGCGTCGTCGGCTTCGCCCCCGATCCCAACATTGCCTATGTCATCTCCAACCGCGGCCGCGATCGTGCAGCGATTTTCGAATACAATGTCGCGTCACGGACCTTGGGAGAGGTGGCGTTCGAGCATCCGCTGTTCGAGGCGACAGGCATGTGGATCGACCGGACCGAGGGCCCGACCTTCGGCGAGATCATGAGCTTCAGTTACGCCGGACCGCGCACGACCGAATATCCGATCGCCCCGGACTACGCCTCGCTCTACGAAGGTCTGGAGCAGGCCTTGCAGATCACCGAGACGCCCCTGCGGGTCACGGATCCGGCCGACGGTCGCCAGAGGACCATCGCCTATCCCCAGGGCCGCTACATGCGGATTGAGGCCGCGTCCCAGGACCTGAATCTGGCGATCGTCTGGACCGGGTCGGCGAACGATCCGGGTGCCTATTATCTGCTGCGCAACAAGACGGACCTGACCCTGCTGTCACGCCCCTATCCCGACGTCCGGCCGGAGACGCTCGGCACGACATCGCTGGAGTATTTCAAGGCGCGGGACGGACTCGATATCCCGGTCTTCGTCACCCGTCCGTCGGAGGCGATCTATGGCTCCGGCCCGTGGCCGACAGTCATCCTTCCCCACGGCGGGCCATGGTCACGCGATGACATGGATTTTGACGGCTCCTGGTGGCCCCAGTTGCTGACGTCGCGCGGCTATGCCGTCATCCAGCCGCAGTTCCGCGGGTCGGACGGATGGGGTCGCCGCCTGTGGACCGCCGGCGATGCCGAGTGGGGCCAGAAGATGCAGGACGATCTTGACGACTCCGTCCTCTGGGCCACCGCCCAGGGCGTGGCTGCTCCCGACCGCGTGGCCATGTTCGGCTTCTCCTATGGCGGCTATGCCGCAATGGTGGCCGGGATCCGGCCAAACGGCCTTTACCAGTGCGCCATCGCCGGGGCCGGGGTTTCAGACCTGTCGCGGATCCGGTCCAGCCTCTTTCAGAACCCGTACACGCGCGAGGCCCAGCGAGACACGGTCGATGGCCTCAGCCCTGTGACACGGGCCAGGGAGATCCAGATCCCGATGATGGTCTTCCATGGCGATCGGGACCAGACCGTGCAGCTCGAACAATCCGAGCTGTTTGTTCGCGGCGCGAACAACAGCGGCCAGCCCGTCGCCTATCACGTGCTGACCGACTATGCGCACGGGCCGGCCTGGACCCGCGAGACGGCCGCCGAACAGCTGGGCCTGCTGGAAAGCTATCTTCGAACCGACTGCGGACCGGGCGGTCTCTAG
- the ftsZ gene encoding cell division protein FtsZ, which yields MSLSLVRPSATELKPRIVVFGVGGAGGNAVNNMIDAGLEGVEFVVANTDAQHLSFAKTDRRIQLGETITQGLGAGAHPEVGMNAAEESADEIHAHLEGAHMIFITAGMGGGTGTGAAPIIAKCARDRGILTVGVVTKPFTFEGRHRMRLADAGIAELQRYVDTLIVIPNQNLFRVANERTTFADAFGMADQVLHSGVRSITDLMILPGLINLDFADVRAVMSEMGKAMMGTGEASGDDRALLAAQNAIANPLLDETSLKGAKAVLVNITGGLDMTLLEVDEAANAISAEVDGDANIIFGAAFDPALDGKIRVSVVATGMDEVGVVRAEPAAPTSTTFPDTRRTAPVTPAAAARAPEPAYREPAYREPVRTEAAYRAPEPAPVVPTFQAPPPVARTPEPVIRAAEEPRTLEPIVDPWVEEFEAAPARPTAAAQDQGELYMDGTPQAPREYDESAYDDRDHRKSGWSLFGKKPRAPSAYAPVQQTPQRGQPQLRTTAQPAPEPQKTEDDLEIPSFLRRLAN from the coding sequence ATGTCTCTTTCGCTGGTGCGGCCTTCGGCCACGGAACTGAAGCCCCGGATCGTCGTGTTCGGCGTGGGGGGCGCGGGCGGAAACGCCGTCAATAACATGATCGATGCCGGCCTCGAAGGGGTCGAGTTCGTGGTCGCCAACACCGACGCCCAGCACCTGTCCTTTGCCAAGACCGACCGCCGCATCCAGCTGGGCGAGACGATCACCCAGGGCCTGGGGGCCGGGGCTCACCCCGAAGTCGGCATGAACGCCGCCGAGGAAAGCGCCGACGAGATCCACGCGCACCTGGAAGGCGCGCACATGATCTTCATCACCGCCGGCATGGGCGGCGGCACCGGCACGGGCGCGGCGCCGATCATCGCCAAATGCGCGCGCGATCGCGGCATCCTGACCGTCGGCGTCGTGACCAAGCCCTTCACCTTCGAAGGCCGTCACCGCATGCGCCTGGCTGATGCGGGCATCGCCGAGCTGCAGCGTTATGTCGATACCCTGATCGTCATTCCGAACCAGAACCTGTTCCGCGTCGCCAATGAGCGCACGACCTTCGCCGACGCCTTCGGTATGGCCGACCAGGTGCTGCACTCGGGCGTCCGCTCGATCACCGATCTGATGATCCTGCCCGGCCTGATCAACCTGGACTTCGCCGACGTCCGCGCCGTCATGTCCGAGATGGGCAAGGCGATGATGGGCACGGGCGAGGCCTCGGGCGACGACCGCGCCCTGCTGGCGGCCCAGAACGCCATCGCCAACCCGCTGCTGGACGAGACCAGCCTGAAGGGTGCCAAGGCCGTGCTGGTCAACATCACCGGCGGCCTGGACATGACCCTGCTGGAAGTCGACGAGGCCGCCAACGCCATCTCCGCCGAGGTGGACGGCGACGCCAACATCATCTTCGGAGCGGCGTTCGATCCGGCCCTGGACGGCAAGATCCGCGTCTCGGTCGTGGCCACCGGCATGGACGAGGTCGGTGTCGTGCGTGCAGAGCCCGCCGCGCCGACCTCGACCACCTTCCCGGACACCCGCCGTACGGCCCCCGTCACCCCGGCTGCGGCCGCCCGCGCGCCGGAACCCGCCTACCGCGAGCCGGCCTATCGCGAGCCGGTCCGCACCGAGGCCGCCTATCGCGCACCCGAGCCCGCGCCGGTCGTGCCGACCTTCCAGGCCCCGCCGCCCGTTGCCCGCACGCCCGAGCCGGTCATCCGCGCCGCCGAAGAGCCGCGCACGCTTGAGCCCATCGTCGATCCCTGGGTCGAGGAGTTCGAGGCCGCTCCGGCCCGTCCGACCGCCGCCGCGCAGGATCAGGGCGAGCTCTATATGGACGGCACCCCCCAGGCACCGCGCGAATATGACGAGTCGGCCTATGATGACCGCGATCACCGGAAGTCGGGCTGGAGCCTGTTCGGCAAGAAGCCCCGCGCCCCGTCCGCCTATGCGCCGGTCCAGCAGACTCCCCAGCGCGGCCAGCCCCAGTTGCGCACGACGGCCCAGCCCGCGCCCGAGCCCCAGAAGACGGAAGACGATCTGGAGATTCCTTCGTTTCTGAGGCGGCTGGCCAACTAG
- the ftsA gene encoding cell division protein FtsA — protein MTNRKGDPSVEAGRAATRAPVVAALDLGQSKVACFIMKPDGVRHADRTIRVAGASHVQSKGVRGGSIVNMDEAAQAIGHAVERAERTAGAPVSGVIVTTAIGQMASHRVQARVSLGANPVGDADLARAIGMALAQIRLPNRRPIHVLPVAWSVDGAKGVHDPRSMRGGSLGLDLLVVSMAEGAFASLSHCLELAHLDLQGVAAAPVVSSLAALEEDEMDLGCVCIDMGGGSTSAAVWGGRSLLHIESLNVGGDHVTADIARGLLTSKSGAERLKTLHGSAMAGAHEDREMLEAPPRGEDASAGPVIVPRAMLKTVIAPRVEETLELLRDRLRNAGVGMDPGAGLVLTGGASQLNGVRELAVRVFDRPVRLGRPQRAPHLADAASGPAFCSASGVLLRAAYGPREAVSARRLMSRQVTAADAPRVHQGNLIRRAAGWLKDNL, from the coding sequence ATGACGAACAGAAAGGGTGATCCCTCGGTCGAGGCGGGGCGGGCGGCGACGCGTGCACCGGTTGTGGCCGCGCTGGACCTCGGCCAGTCGAAGGTCGCCTGCTTCATCATGAAGCCCGACGGCGTGCGCCACGCCGACCGCACCATCCGCGTGGCGGGTGCCAGCCATGTCCAGTCCAAGGGGGTGCGCGGCGGCTCCATCGTCAATATGGACGAGGCCGCCCAGGCCATCGGCCATGCGGTCGAGCGGGCTGAGCGCACGGCCGGTGCGCCCGTCTCCGGCGTCATCGTGACCACGGCCATCGGCCAGATGGCCAGCCATCGGGTGCAGGCGCGCGTCTCGCTGGGTGCCAACCCCGTCGGCGACGCCGACCTGGCCCGGGCCATCGGCATGGCTCTGGCGCAGATCCGGCTGCCCAACCGCCGCCCGATCCATGTCCTGCCCGTCGCCTGGTCGGTGGACGGGGCCAAGGGGGTGCACGATCCGCGGTCGATGCGGGGCGGCTCGCTGGGGCTGGACCTTCTGGTGGTGTCGATGGCCGAGGGCGCCTTCGCCTCGCTGAGCCACTGCCTGGAACTGGCGCATCTGGATCTTCAGGGCGTGGCGGCGGCACCGGTGGTGTCGTCCCTCGCGGCGCTCGAAGAAGACGAAATGGACCTCGGCTGCGTCTGCATCGACATGGGCGGGGGATCGACGTCCGCGGCCGTCTGGGGCGGGCGCTCGCTCCTGCATATCGAGTCGCTGAACGTCGGCGGCGATCACGTGACGGCCGACATCGCCCGCGGCCTGTTGACCTCGAAGAGCGGGGCCGAGCGGCTGAAGACCCTGCATGGCTCGGCCATGGCCGGAGCCCATGAGGATCGCGAGATGCTGGAGGCCCCGCCGCGCGGGGAAGATGCGTCCGCCGGACCGGTGATCGTTCCCCGCGCCATGCTGAAGACCGTGATCGCCCCGCGTGTCGAGGAGACACTGGAGCTGCTGCGCGACCGGTTGCGGAATGCCGGCGTCGGCATGGATCCGGGGGCCGGCCTGGTCCTGACCGGCGGCGCCAGCCAGCTGAACGGCGTCCGGGAGCTGGCCGTGCGCGTGTTCGACCGGCCCGTCCGCCTCGGCCGTCCGCAGCGTGCGCCGCATCTGGCGGATGCCGCGTCCGGCCCCGCCTTCTGCTCGGCGTCCGGCGTGTTGCTGCGCGCGGCCTACGGACCGCGCGAGGCCGTCTCGGCGCGACGTCTGATGTCCCGCCAGGTCACAGCCGCCGACGCCCCGCGGGTGCATCAGGGCAATCTGATCCGCCGGGCCGCAGGCTGGCTGAAGGACAATCTCTAG